In Geopsychrobacter electrodiphilus DSM 16401, a single window of DNA contains:
- a CDS encoding putative nucleotidyltransferase substrate binding domain-containing protein — protein sequence MSITQLKETAPFDILPEKILLQLRDSALQQTFPADTYIFKQKDEPTDFLYVIQEGMVEITAAVPGGQEMVVDYRKEGNFFGGTPIFSGQPYTGGARAVTATSCFLIPREVLTSVSNDYPQIREFFTKVILTRVRSLYADMVKENTSNALTQMEAYPFKKRLSEIMQSPVETCIEETPVRQVARTITHKKIGALIVVNAKGTPIGIISQRDLVAKVLAPDTADCENAQAKDVMTPHCHAMRPATYMYEAMTYMTAHKVKHLPIVDDGELVGIVTLHDLMRFRSQKAMLLVGSIRDENSLAGLARIKHEILTIARALLTETHSTPEVMEILSYIHQNLIKKTYAICYQQMLDEGHQPPSIRHAFLLMGSGGRREMLTSPDQDHGFVFENVSPQQLAKAEAFFIPFAEKLVTAFQEVGFPLCEGQVMVNNPAWRGRLDDWRERIHDWINDPEPQKVRYSSIFFDFVCLEGDQALADELQQIVFSEVREFKRFLYHMMTLDQTYRVPIGMLGRFLLEKEGTHKGQLSLKQGGIIYIVDCIRMFSLEQETPETSTLKRLEALTRNHIFERETAEHIKAAFEALTFLRLRNEIGLLDQGQEPGHYLDPNELTKGEQELLKESFNAVSKLQDATKRHFSKSFI from the coding sequence ATGAGCATCACTCAGCTTAAAGAGACAGCCCCTTTCGACATTCTGCCCGAAAAGATCCTGCTTCAACTTCGCGATTCAGCTCTGCAGCAAACCTTCCCGGCCGACACCTATATTTTTAAGCAGAAAGATGAACCGACCGACTTTCTGTACGTCATCCAGGAAGGGATGGTCGAAATCACCGCCGCTGTCCCTGGCGGGCAGGAGATGGTGGTCGACTATCGCAAGGAGGGGAATTTCTTCGGTGGAACCCCGATCTTCTCTGGTCAGCCCTACACCGGCGGAGCGCGTGCCGTCACCGCCACCAGCTGTTTTCTGATCCCGCGTGAAGTCCTGACCAGTGTCTCAAATGACTATCCGCAGATCCGTGAGTTCTTCACCAAGGTTATCCTGACCAGGGTTCGCAGCCTCTATGCCGACATGGTCAAAGAAAATACCAGTAATGCCCTGACCCAGATGGAGGCCTACCCATTTAAAAAGCGCCTCTCTGAAATCATGCAGTCCCCTGTTGAAACCTGTATCGAAGAGACCCCGGTTCGACAGGTTGCACGCACCATCACTCACAAGAAGATTGGTGCACTGATCGTCGTTAATGCCAAGGGGACCCCGATCGGGATCATCAGCCAACGAGATCTGGTGGCCAAAGTTCTGGCTCCAGACACCGCCGACTGTGAAAACGCCCAGGCCAAAGATGTAATGACCCCTCACTGCCACGCGATGCGCCCGGCTACCTACATGTACGAAGCGATGACCTACATGACCGCACATAAGGTCAAGCATCTGCCGATTGTCGATGATGGTGAACTGGTCGGCATTGTTACCCTTCACGACCTGATGCGTTTCCGCAGTCAGAAAGCGATGCTGCTGGTCGGTTCAATCCGGGATGAAAACAGCCTGGCCGGACTCGCCCGCATCAAGCATGAAATTCTGACCATTGCCCGGGCCTTGCTGACCGAGACCCATTCAACCCCCGAAGTGATGGAGATCCTCTCCTATATTCACCAGAACCTCATCAAAAAGACCTACGCCATCTGTTACCAGCAGATGCTCGATGAGGGGCACCAGCCCCCTTCCATCAGGCACGCTTTTTTGCTGATGGGGAGCGGCGGTCGCCGGGAAATGCTGACCAGTCCGGATCAGGATCACGGCTTCGTCTTTGAGAATGTTTCGCCGCAACAGCTGGCGAAAGCCGAAGCCTTCTTTATCCCTTTTGCTGAAAAGCTGGTGACTGCCTTTCAAGAGGTTGGATTTCCTCTCTGCGAAGGGCAGGTCATGGTCAACAATCCGGCCTGGCGCGGACGGCTCGATGACTGGCGAGAACGCATCCACGACTGGATCAACGACCCCGAACCCCAAAAGGTCCGTTACTCGTCGATATTTTTTGATTTCGTCTGCCTTGAGGGTGACCAGGCACTGGCTGATGAGCTCCAGCAGATCGTCTTTTCCGAGGTCCGTGAGTTCAAACGCTTCCTCTACCACATGATGACTCTCGATCAGACCTACCGCGTGCCAATCGGCATGCTGGGCCGTTTTTTACTTGAAAAAGAGGGAACGCACAAAGGGCAACTCTCGCTCAAACAAGGAGGGATTATCTATATCGTTGACTGTATCCGCATGTTCTCCCTTGAACAGGAAACCCCTGAAACCTCAACCCTTAAACGCTTGGAAGCCTTGACCCGGAACCACATCTTCGAACGCGAAACCGCCGAGCATATCAAAGCGGCCTTTGAAGCACTGACCTTTCTGCGGCTACGCAACGAGATCGGTCTGCTTGATCAGGGTCAGGAGCCAGGCCACTATCTTGATCCGAATGAACTGACCAAAGGAGAGCAGGAATTGCTCAAAGAATCATTTAACGCCGTCAGCAAGTTACAGGACGCGACCAAACGGCACTTCTCGAAATCCTTTATTTAA
- a CDS encoding aminopeptidase, with amino-acid sequence MSRRIKLLFVLFGLLLFLLGACTDSAYYLQAARGQYAILEKRQPIAELLSGTTIDSQRKAELARILQIRDFATTQLALPDNASYRSYVELDRPYPIWNVVAAPALSLKPKTWCFPIAGCVSYRGYFSKSAAKSFAQSLQDENYDTLVAGVPAYSTLSWFDDPVLSSFSHWPAASIARLIFHELAHQQLYLTGDSAFNEAFATSVGIAGTRLWLSQYGSAEERRQFAIQLEREVAFVNWTNSLRQQLADLYASSLSDQEKLTRKNNLFAAAHLQYQALKNSWGGYGGYDNWVKTLNNARLASLQTYRRLLPAFNRLFEENQRNFSRYYQACKELSKKSTEQRRQFLASLQPTPQPTTRENP; translated from the coding sequence ATGTCCAGACGCATCAAACTACTGTTCGTTCTGTTCGGGTTGTTGTTGTTTCTGCTCGGCGCCTGTACCGATAGCGCCTACTATTTGCAGGCAGCAAGGGGGCAATACGCCATTCTCGAGAAGCGCCAGCCGATTGCTGAATTACTGAGCGGAACAACCATTGACTCCCAACGCAAGGCCGAACTTGCGCGAATTCTCCAGATTCGTGATTTTGCCACGACTCAGCTTGCCCTGCCCGACAACGCCAGCTACCGCAGCTATGTTGAGCTGGATCGGCCCTACCCGATCTGGAATGTTGTGGCCGCCCCTGCCCTGTCACTTAAGCCAAAAACCTGGTGTTTCCCGATCGCCGGCTGTGTCAGTTATCGGGGTTATTTTTCAAAGAGCGCGGCAAAATCCTTCGCTCAGAGCCTGCAGGATGAGAATTACGACACCCTGGTCGCGGGCGTTCCGGCCTACTCCACCCTCTCCTGGTTTGACGACCCGGTCCTCAGCAGTTTCAGCCATTGGCCCGCAGCATCGATCGCACGGCTCATTTTTCATGAACTGGCACATCAGCAACTTTATCTGACGGGTGATTCCGCCTTTAACGAAGCCTTTGCCACCAGCGTCGGAATTGCCGGCACACGGTTGTGGCTGAGCCAATACGGGTCTGCCGAGGAACGCCGGCAATTCGCTATCCAGCTGGAGAGGGAAGTGGCTTTTGTTAACTGGACCAACAGTCTGCGTCAACAGCTGGCCGACCTTTACGCTTCATCTTTGTCTGACCAGGAGAAGCTCACCAGAAAAAATAACCTGTTCGCGGCGGCACACCTCCAGTATCAGGCTCTCAAAAACAGCTGGGGCGGCTATGGGGGTTACGACAACTGGGTCAAAACCCTGAACAATGCGCGCCTGGCTTCACTGCAGACCTACCGCCGTCTATTACCGGCTTTCAATCGACTGTTCGAAGAGAACCAGCGAAATTTTTCGCGCTATTATCAGGCCTGCAAAGAACTGTCAAAGAAATCCACTGAACAGCGACGACAATTTCTGGCAAGCCTTCAGCCCACACCCCAACCGACAACACGCGAGAACCCATGA
- a CDS encoding MBL fold metallo-hydrolase, with translation MSMQLTILCDNSVASHPGLIGEHGFACHIATAGKQYLFDTGNGLGLLNNAKTCGIDLSQIDAILLSHGHWDHCGGLLPLLKLRAGLTTPIYAHPAIFEEKVNVTQGRKRDSGTGFTRSEAEAAGAVFMLSADPVVLCDGMLLSGEIPRPFPLEADKRLRHRQQGELVPDPLLDDQSLYLQTTSGLTILCGCAHAGVRNILNHAFALTGVTSLFGIVGGLHLMFTENEHQMLITNELQQHNIQLLAPSHCTGTYATGQLMHHFGQRVLPATVGTLIQL, from the coding sequence ATGAGCATGCAACTGACCATTCTGTGCGACAACAGCGTCGCCTCTCACCCCGGCCTGATCGGCGAACACGGTTTCGCCTGCCATATTGCAACAGCGGGCAAGCAATACCTTTTTGATACCGGCAACGGGTTGGGTCTGTTAAATAATGCAAAGACCTGCGGGATTGACCTGAGCCAAATTGATGCCATCCTGCTTAGTCATGGCCACTGGGACCACTGCGGTGGACTGCTCCCCTTGTTAAAGCTGCGCGCAGGACTCACAACGCCAATCTATGCTCACCCGGCAATTTTTGAGGAAAAGGTCAACGTCACTCAAGGCCGCAAGCGCGATAGCGGTACAGGCTTCACCAGGTCTGAAGCTGAAGCTGCCGGAGCAGTATTTATGTTATCAGCGGATCCCGTAGTGCTGTGTGATGGAATGCTGCTCTCAGGCGAAATCCCGCGACCATTCCCCTTGGAGGCGGACAAACGACTTCGTCACCGGCAACAAGGGGAGCTCGTGCCGGATCCACTTCTTGATGATCAAAGCCTCTATCTGCAAACGACATCAGGATTGACCATCCTCTGCGGCTGCGCGCATGCCGGGGTGAGAAATATCCTCAACCATGCATTTGCTCTAACTGGCGTGACATCCCTTTTCGGTATAGTCGGTGGCTTGCACTTGATGTTTACCGAAAATGAGCATCAAATGCTCATCACCAATGAACTTCAGCAACATAATATTCAGCTGCTTGCCCCCTCTCACTGCACCGGAACTTATGCCACCGGACAATTAATGCACCATTTTGGCCAGCGCGTCTTGCCTGCAACTGTTGGTACCCTGATCCAACTTTAA